One window of Puntigrus tetrazona isolate hp1 chromosome 14, ASM1883169v1, whole genome shotgun sequence genomic DNA carries:
- the lamp2 gene encoding lysosome-associated membrane glycoprotein 2 isoform X3 has translation MTYMSAGLRLIAQLNRVTLGPGVTYRLSAQRNHPPVAMAVRGCVTLLFILISGIVHAEEPVTSPLPPSQEISTSAILSGLSAYSTPSSTATSASTTTDSTTRHSTTKSTTESPTTSQTTTKSTTEPPTTSQTTTKSTTEPPTTSQTTTKSTTEPPTTSHQTTTKSTTEPPTTSQTTTKSTTEPPTTAHTNATTAPTPTTIPPVPNPNVGNYSVKSGNVTICLLAKMGLQFRFKMSENPSFQTLNLDPSANVTEVSGTCGGGGNDSSLLLKSDEVTVHFVFTNVSQKFRLHALTLSVNLGNGNFFNASNNNLSLWEATVGSSYMCRKEQSYNITDKLTLNTFDLQVQPFAVQNNKFNTAHECAMDDTSLLIPIIVGAALAGLIFIVVIAYVIGRRRTYVGYQTL, from the exons ATGACTTATATGAGCGCAGGTTTGAGGCTGATTGCACAGCTGAACCGGGTCACACTCGGTCCGGGCGTCACTTACCGTCTGTCTGCTCAGAGGAACCATCCACCCGTCGCAATGGCTGTCCGCGGTTGTGTGACCCTGCTCTTTATTTTGATCAGTG GTATTGTGCATGCTGAAGAGCCGGTGACCTCGCCTCTACCACCATCACAGGAGATCAGTACAAGTGCAATCCTGTCCGGCCTTTCAGCCTACTCCACCCCGTCTTCAACCGCCACTTCTGCTAGTACAACCACCGATTCAACCACGCGTCACAGCACGACTAAATCTACTACAGAGTCTCCAACTACTTCTCAAACCACGACTAAATCTACCACAGAGCCTCCAACTACTTCTCAAACCACGACTAAATCTACCACAGAGCCTCCAACTACTTCTCAAACCACGACTAAATCTACCACAGAGCCTCCAACTACTTCTCATCAAACCACGACTAAATCTACCACAGAGCCTCCAACTACTTCTCAAACCACGACTAAATCTACCACAGAGCCTCCAACTACTGCACACACTAATGCTACAACAGCTCCAACTCCTACGACCATCCCTCCCGTCCCCAACCCAAATGTTGGAAACTACAGTGTCAAGTCAGGCAACGTCACAATCTGTCTTTTGGCGAAGATGGGCCTTCAGTTCCGTTTCAAAATGAGTGAG aaCCCCAGTTTTCAGACTCTTAATCTTGACCCAAGTGCTAATGTAACGGAAGTCAGTGGAACCTGTGGAGGTGGTGGCAATGACTCATCCCTTCTGCTGAAGTCTGATGAAGTCACTGTTCATTTTGTCTTCACAAAT GTTTCACAGAAGTTCCGTCTACATGCTTTGACGCTCTCTGTTAATCTTGGTAATG GGAACTTTTTCAATGCCTCCAATAACAATCTGTCTCTGTGGGAGGCAACTGTTGGAAGCTCCTACATGTGCAGAAAAGAGCAGAGTTACAACATCACTGACAAGCTTACCCTCAACACGTTCGACCTACAAGTGCAGCCCTTCGCAGTCCAGAACAACAAGTTTAATACAG CCCATGAATGTGCAATGGATGACACCAGCCTCTTAATCCCAATCATTGTTGGTGCCGCTCTGGCTGGTTTGATTTTCATTGTTGTGATTGCATACGTGATTGGTCGACGAAGGACCTATGTTGGATATCAAACACTGTAA
- the cul4b gene encoding cullin-4B, whose protein sequence is MFPTGLPSPNPPPPAQEPRPAASDVHNDSSLTSSKKRKINSSEKEDIDSISSSPKAICNSSSTTSSSSSSQQQQQHIQKKLRFEDPLDLIGLDVKMAEESCNSAESCSKTRNVFLPGGVGHHANGLTKSAGSATFSNSKPGAAKKLVIKNFKEKPKLPENYTNETWQKLKEAVEAIQNSTSIKYNLEELYQAVENLCSHKISAKLYKQLRVVCEDHIKAQIDQFREDALDSVLFLKKIDKCWQDHCRQMIMIRSIFLFLDRTYVLQNSMLPSIWDMGLELFRFYIISDLKVQSKTIDGILLLIERERSGEAVDRSLLRSLLSMLSDLQIYQDSFEQRFLEETNRLYAAEGQRLMQEREVPEYLHHVNKRLEEEADRVITYLDQSTQKSLIATVEKQLLGEHLTAILQKGLNNLLDENRIQDLSLLYQLFSRVKGGVQVLLQHWIEYIKAFGSTIVINPEKDKTMVQELLDFKDKVDHIIDVCFMKNEKFVNGMKEAFETFINKRPNKPAELIAKYVDSKLRAGNKEATDEELEKMLDKIMIIFRFIYGKDVFEAFYKKDLAKRLLVGKSASVDAEKSMLSKLKHECGAAFTSKLEGMFKDMELSKDIMVQFKQHMQCQNIPGNIELTVNILTMGYWPTYVPMEVHLPPEMVRLQEIFKTFYLGKHSGRKLQWQSTLGHCVLKAEFKEGKKELQVSLFQTLVLLMFNEGEEFSLEDIKLATGIEDGELRRTLQSLACGKARVLTKTPKSKDVEDGDKFSCNDDFKHKLFRIKINQIQMKETVEEQASTTERVFQDRQYQIDAAIVRIMKMRKTLSHNLLVSEVYNQLKFPVKPADLKKRIESLIDRDYMERDKENPNQYNYVA, encoded by the exons atgtttccAACAGGTTTACCTTCCCCTAATCCCCCACCGCCAGCCCAAGAGCCCAGACCGGCAGCTTCTGATGTTCACAACGACAGTAGCTTAACGTCTTCTAAGAAGAGGAAAATTAACAGTTCAGAGAAGGAAGACATTGATTCAATATCTTCGTCTCCTAAAGCCATTTGTAATTCCTCCTCAACAACGTCCAGCTCTTCCAGttcacagcagcagcagcagcacatcCAGAAGAAGTTGAGGTTCGAAGATCCGCTGGATTTGATCGGACTGGATGTGAAGATGGCCGAGGAGTCGTGTAACTCTGCTGAATCGTGTTCAAAGACGAGAAATGTGTTCCTGCCTGGAGGTGTCGGGCATCATGCTAACGGACTGACCAAGTCTGCGGGATCCGCCACCTTCTCCAACAGTAAACCCGGTGCTGCAAAGAAACTTGTTATCAAGAACTTTAAAG AAAAGCCAAAATTACCAGAGAATTATACGAATGAGACCTGGCAGAAGCTGAAGGAGGCAGTAGAGGCCATACAAAACAGCACTTCAATAAAGTACAATCTAGAGGAGCTCTATCAG GCTGTTGAAAATTTGTGCTCTCATAAGATATCTGCCAAGCTCTATAAACAGCTCAGAGTGGTCTGTGAAGACCATATCAAGGCACAGATTGACCAGTTCAGGGA GGATGCCCTAGACAGCGTTCTGTTCCTCAAGAAAATAGATAAATGTTGGCAAGATCACTGCAGACAAATG atcaTGATTAGgagtatttttctgtttttggatCGCACATATGTTTTACAAAATTCAATGCTGCCATCAATCTG GGACATGGGCTTGGAGTTGTTTCGTTTCTATATCATCAGCGACCTGAAGGTGCAGAGTAAGACAATCGATGGGATACTGCTTCTTATTGAAAGAGAGCGGAGTGGAGAGGCCGTAGACCGCAGTCTCCTGAGGAGTCTTTTGAGCATGCTCTCAGATCTGCAG ATTTATCAGGATTCATTCGAGCAGCGCTTTCTGGAGGAGACAAATCGACTGTATGCTGCAGAGGGCCAGAGACTCATGCAGGAAAGAGAG GTGCCAGAGTATCTCCATCATGTCAACAAACGTCTGGAAGAGGAAGCAGATAGAGTCATTACATACTTAGACCAGAGCACACA aaaaTCCCTTATTGCCACAGTAGAAAAGCAGCTGCTTGGAGAGCACCTCACTGCAATACTTCAGAAAG GTTTGAATAACCTGCTGGATGAGAACCGTATTCAAGACCTGTCTCTGCTGTACCAGCTCTTCAGTCGTGTGAAGGGAGGCGTGCAGGTGCTTCTGCAGCACTGGATCGAGTACATCAAG GCCTTTGGAAGCACAATCGTCATCAACCCAGAGAAAGACAAGACAATGGTTCAAGAGCTTTTGGATTTCAAGGATAAAGTCGATCACATCATTGATGTGTGTTTCATGAAGAATGAGAAGTTTGTTAATGGCATGAAGGAGGCTTTCGAGACCTTTATCAATAAACGGCCAAACAAACCTGCTGAGCTCATAG CAAAATATGTGGATTCAAAGCTCCGTGCTGGGAATAAAGAAGCGACTGATGAGGAACTTGAGAAAATGTTGGACAAGATAATGATCATATTCAGGTTCATTTATg GCAAAGATGTTTTTGAGGCCTTCTACAAGAAAGACTTGGCAAAGAGGTTACTGGTGGGAAAGAGTGCCTCTGTAGACGCAGAGAAATCAATGCTGTCAAAACTAAAGCATG aatgTGGTGCTGCATTTACCAGTAAGCTTGAAGGGATGTTCAAAGATATGGAGCTGTCAAAAGATATTATGGTGCAATTCAAACAG CACATGCAATGCCAAAATATTCCTGGGAACATTGAGCTGACAGTGAACATCCTCACTATGGGTTATTGGCCAACATATGTACCCATGGAAGTACATCTGCCTCCAGAG ATGGTGAGATTGCAGGAGATTTTCAAAACGTTTTACCTGGGCAAACACAGTGGACGAAAACTTCAGTGGCAGTCTACGTTAGGACATTGTGTTTTAAAGGCAGAATTTAAAGAg GGCAAAAAAGAGCTGCAGGTATCCCTGTTTCAGACGTTAGTTCTGCTGATGTTTAATGAAGGAGAGGAGTTCTCTCTGGAGGATATTAAACTTGCTACAGGCATTG AGGATGGTGAGCTCAGGCGGACTCTACAGTCACTGGCCTGTGGGAAGGCGCGTGTCCTTACCAAAACCCCAAAGAGTAAAGACGTGGAGGATGGAGACAAGTTCTCTTGTAATGATGATTTCAAACACAAACTCTTCAGGATTAAAATCAACCAGATTCAGATGAAAGAAACG GTGGAGGAGCAAGCCAGCACTACAGAAAGAGTATTCCAGGACCGCCAGTACCAAATCGATGCTGCCATTGTTCGAATCATGAAGATGAGGAAAACTCTCAGCCATAACCTTCTGGTGTCTGAAGTGTACAACCAACTTAAATTCCCAGTCAAG CCTGCTGATCTGAAGAAGAGGATAGAGTCACTTATTGACAGGGACTACATGGAAAGGGATAAGGAAAATCCCAATCAATACAACTACGTGGCTTag